One Pseudobacteroides sp. genomic window carries:
- a CDS encoding YdeI/OmpD-associated family protein: MKKYEFEAEIIKHETLNSGYIEFPYDVEKEFGVKGQVKVKAYFDGYEYRGSLAKMGHRCHFIGLNQKVRNAIGKGPGDKVHVIIVQDTEERAVEIPMELDNLLHTNPNEKEFFHKLSYSHKREYIEWILSAKKEDTKDRRLLLCIEMLKAQKKTPK; the protein is encoded by the coding sequence ATGAAAAAATACGAATTTGAAGCGGAAATAATAAAGCATGAGACACTTAATTCCGGGTATATAGAATTTCCTTATGATGTGGAAAAAGAGTTCGGAGTAAAAGGCCAGGTAAAAGTTAAGGCATATTTTGACGGATATGAGTACAGAGGGTCTCTTGCAAAGATGGGACACCGATGCCATTTTATCGGATTAAATCAGAAGGTCCGAAACGCAATCGGAAAGGGTCCCGGTGACAAAGTACATGTAATTATAGTTCAGGATACAGAAGAAAGAGCAGTGGAAATCCCAATGGAACTTGATAATTTATTACACACCAACCCTAATGAAAAGGAATTTTTTCACAAGCTTTCATATTCTCATAAGCGTGAATATATCGAATGGATTCTATCCGCCAAAAAAGAGGATACCAAAGACAGAAGGCTCCTCCTATGCATTGAAATGCTTAAGGCTCAAAAGAAAACACCTAAATAA
- a CDS encoding transglutaminase-like domain-containing protein: protein MNRFIKLFLIFTITSLLSITPFQVSNAEEPLLITENGVSLIKLPSQADGKINISGQTSKQKIKALIIKDSYQEWFDIDLDNGKFNENIWFTEGKGQYEVNIMVNLEDRKYTYGPKLIVENVADVNRFLVPTKDIESDYPAIADLAKRLTRLSKTDRDKTKNIYNWITKNIKYDYDKYRRQLANDFTDVYGAENTFKTKKGVCYDFSTLFAAMSRSIGIEAKVIRGNYVSGKRQEYHAWNEIYLHDEGKWIKLDSTFGYALNKNYFDNKDFDIDHVKIDEL from the coding sequence ATGAACCGTTTTATTAAGCTTTTTTTGATTTTTACCATCACTTCTTTGTTATCCATCACGCCCTTCCAAGTATCGAATGCCGAAGAGCCACTTCTGATTACTGAAAACGGAGTATCTTTGATTAAGCTACCATCACAGGCTGATGGGAAAATTAACATCTCCGGTCAGACCTCGAAACAAAAAATCAAAGCCCTTATTATTAAAGATTCTTATCAGGAATGGTTTGATATTGACCTTGACAATGGCAAGTTCAATGAAAACATATGGTTTACTGAGGGCAAAGGCCAGTATGAAGTTAATATCATGGTTAATCTTGAGGATAGAAAATACACCTATGGCCCTAAGCTAATTGTAGAAAACGTTGCTGATGTTAACCGATTCTTGGTTCCCACCAAGGATATTGAAAGCGACTATCCTGCTATTGCCGATCTTGCCAAACGTCTTACAAGGCTCTCCAAAACCGATCGCGATAAAACTAAAAATATATATAACTGGATTACCAAGAACATAAAGTATGATTATGACAAATATCGCAGACAGCTGGCAAATGACTTTACAGATGTCTACGGAGCAGAAAATACCTTTAAAACAAAAAAAGGTGTATGCTACGACTTTTCAACCTTGTTTGCGGCCATGTCCAGGTCTATCGGTATAGAGGCAAAAGTCATACGAGGCAATTATGTATCGGGAAAACGTCAGGAATATCATGCATGGAACGAAATTTATCTTCATGATGAAGGAAAATGGATAAAGCTGGATTCCACTTTCGGATATGCACTGAATAAAAATTACTTCGATAATAAGGACTTTGATATTGATCATGTCAAAATCGATGAATTGTAG
- the radC gene encoding RadC family protein: MHEGHRKRLKERFLKEGLDSFEPHQVLEMLLFYSIPRKDTNEIAHRLLKKFGSLSGVFEADIKDIHNTEGIGESSAFLLALIPSISRRYFNDKWGEKPVLDSSAKAGQFAVSIFMGRTYEAFYLICLNSQNRVNYSALIQEGTINESPVYPRLIVETALRHQANSVILAHNHPGGSMNPSRADIEITERIRVALEAISITVIDHIIVAGDKYVSFAEKGLMK, from the coding sequence ATGCATGAAGGGCATAGAAAAAGGCTGAAAGAAAGATTTCTAAAAGAAGGACTGGATAGCTTTGAACCTCATCAGGTACTGGAAATGCTTCTTTTCTATTCCATACCGAGAAAAGACACGAATGAAATTGCACACAGGCTCTTGAAAAAGTTCGGATCACTTTCAGGTGTTTTTGAAGCGGATATAAAGGATATTCATAATACAGAAGGGATTGGTGAAAGCTCCGCATTTCTTCTTGCATTGATACCTTCCATTTCCAGAAGGTATTTTAATGATAAATGGGGAGAAAAGCCTGTGTTGGACAGCTCGGCAAAAGCGGGCCAGTTTGCAGTTTCAATATTTATGGGCAGAACCTATGAAGCATTCTATCTTATTTGTTTAAACAGCCAAAACAGAGTAAACTACTCGGCACTTATTCAGGAAGGGACTATAAACGAATCCCCTGTATACCCTAGGCTTATTGTAGAGACAGCACTAAGGCATCAGGCAAACAGCGTCATTCTTGCACATAACCATCCTGGAGGAAGCATGAATCCATCCCGGGCGGATATTGAGATTACTGAGCGTATTAGAGTTGCTCTAGAAGCAATCTCCATAACGGTTATTGATCATATTATTGTTGCAGGCGACAAATATGTAAGCTTTGCTGAAAAGGGATTGATGAAATAA
- a CDS encoding DUF3048 domain-containing protein, protein MIKRIIILLGTLMAIASIAACDGANNNIVPTSTHVTFTMAPSFTSTPFVEPTPTPKKINFVFPKEGERPVAVMIDNEGKRVLPQGGLDKAQLVYEIAVEGGETRLMPVFWGTNPGMIGPVRSSRHYYLDFVMEHDAIYVHFGWSPRAMQDISKFKINNINGVGYGGEVFWDLTKDRRNWQDSYTSMENVRNFIKKAKYKQTTDKKLVFGYNQMDEKLNSGEKANKITVRYNSRIFNTYEFDASNDIYKKTRNGEPHMERVSKKQLEVKNIIIQHIANYGIKGDDKGRQDLNDVGSGNGWFITCGEAIKIKWAKKARNSKTSYTDESGKPIELNPGLTWIQIVPLNSKVIFQ, encoded by the coding sequence ATGATTAAAAGAATAATTATTTTGCTTGGTACACTTATGGCTATAGCTTCTATAGCTGCATGTGATGGGGCAAATAATAATATAGTGCCTACCAGTACTCATGTAACATTCACAATGGCCCCATCTTTTACTAGTACGCCTTTTGTGGAACCAACGCCAACGCCTAAAAAAATTAATTTTGTGTTTCCGAAGGAAGGGGAAAGGCCCGTTGCTGTTATGATTGATAACGAAGGTAAAAGGGTGCTGCCTCAGGGTGGACTTGATAAGGCACAGCTGGTTTATGAGATTGCCGTTGAAGGCGGTGAGACCAGATTAATGCCGGTCTTCTGGGGGACCAATCCCGGTATGATCGGGCCTGTCAGGAGCTCAAGGCATTATTACCTTGATTTTGTTATGGAGCATGACGCCATCTATGTGCATTTTGGATGGAGTCCTAGAGCCATGCAAGATATATCCAAATTCAAAATTAACAACATAAATGGCGTTGGCTACGGAGGAGAAGTCTTCTGGGATTTGACAAAGGACAGAAGAAACTGGCAGGACTCATATACATCAATGGAAAATGTGAGGAACTTTATAAAAAAAGCAAAGTACAAGCAGACTACCGATAAAAAGTTGGTTTTTGGCTATAATCAAATGGATGAAAAATTAAATTCAGGAGAAAAGGCGAATAAAATAACGGTAAGGTATAACTCAAGAATATTCAATACATATGAATTTGACGCCTCAAACGACATATATAAGAAGACTCGCAATGGCGAGCCGCATATGGAACGAGTAAGCAAAAAACAGTTGGAGGTTAAGAATATAATTATTCAACATATAGCCAACTATGGAATAAAGGGAGATGATAAAGGAAGGCAGGATTTGAATGATGTGGGAAGCGGAAACGGTTGGTTTATTACATGCGGAGAAGCAATTAAAATCAAATGGGCCAAGAAAGCCAGAAATTCAAAGACAAGCTATACCGATGAAAGCGGCAAACCCATTGAATTAAACCCAGGTCTTACCTGGATACAAATAGTGCCTTTAAATTCGAAAGTTATATTCCAATAA
- a CDS encoding DUF1292 domain-containing protein has protein sequence MSEERDDVVVLVDENGEEVEFEHLDTIEMNGSEYVVLLPVEMEEEEQEEESDTDEVLILKIEHNEEGEDSFISVEDEVELNMVFEEFKVRMEDEFDFSE, from the coding sequence ATGTCCGAAGAGAGAGATGACGTAGTTGTTCTAGTTGACGAAAACGGAGAAGAAGTTGAATTCGAGCACCTTGATACAATTGAAATGAACGGTAGTGAATATGTTGTTCTTTTACCGGTTGAGATGGAAGAAGAAGAGCAGGAGGAAGAAAGCGATACTGATGAGGTATTAATTCTTAAGATAGAGCATAATGAGGAAGGCGAAGATTCATTTATCAGTGTCGAGGATGAAGTTGAATTAAATATGGTTTTCGAGGAATTCAAAGTCAGAATGGAAGATGAGTTTGATTTTTCAGAATAA
- the ruvX gene encoding Holliday junction resolvase RuvX: protein MRIIGIDYGDRKIGVAISDPLGMIARGVETIRWDSDIRKPLKRLIEIIAQHQAEKCVVGFPRNMNGTIGERGEKTMEFINLLREQSKLEVIPWDERLTTKAANRAMHDMGIKTSKKKAIEDQIAAVYILQNYLDSL, encoded by the coding sequence ATGAGAATAATAGGAATTGACTATGGAGATAGGAAAATCGGTGTTGCCATAAGTGATCCATTAGGGATGATTGCACGCGGTGTAGAGACCATCAGGTGGGATTCCGATATCAGAAAACCTTTAAAAAGATTAATTGAGATAATAGCACAGCACCAAGCGGAAAAATGTGTTGTGGGTTTTCCTCGCAATATGAACGGTACCATTGGTGAAAGAGGCGAGAAAACAATGGAATTTATAAATCTGCTCCGAGAACAGTCCAAGCTGGAGGTAATTCCGTGGGATGAGCGGTTAACTACAAAGGCTGCCAACAGGGCAATGCATGATATGGGTATAAAGACATCAAAGAAAAAGGCAATTGAAGATCAGATTGCTGCTGTATATATACTGCAAAACTATTTGGACAGCTTGTAA
- a CDS encoding aldo/keto reductase: MDYIELGNTGIKVSRLCFGGLIIGPLQANMSVEEGARVIADAFEMGVNFIDTAELYGTYPHIREAIRISKFKPVVASKSYAYSKESARDSVEKARREMDIDVLDIFLLHEQESRLTLRGHKDALDYYLEQKEKGIIKAVGVSTHNVEVVDAAADMPEIDVIHPIVNKAGLGIGDGTIDEMLAAVRKAFEAGKGIYSMKPLGGGNLLRSFDECLEFVLKLPFIHSIALGMQSLEEVRMNVSIFNNQEVSENIRYALINKKRILHIDYWCNGCGNCVNRCRQKALKVADGKAEVDMDKCVLCGYCSGVCTMFAIKIR; this comes from the coding sequence ATGGATTATATAGAGTTGGGTAATACCGGGATAAAGGTATCAAGGCTTTGTTTTGGAGGACTTATAATAGGCCCACTGCAAGCCAATATGTCGGTTGAAGAGGGTGCGAGGGTCATAGCCGATGCCTTTGAAATGGGGGTTAACTTTATTGATACCGCCGAACTATACGGAACATATCCCCATATAAGAGAGGCTATAAGGATTTCAAAATTTAAGCCGGTGGTGGCAAGCAAATCTTATGCCTACAGCAAAGAATCGGCCAGGGACAGCGTAGAAAAAGCCAGGAGAGAAATGGATATTGATGTCCTGGATATTTTTTTGCTTCACGAACAAGAGAGTAGATTGACGCTTAGAGGCCATAAAGATGCCTTGGATTATTACCTTGAACAAAAGGAAAAAGGAATAATAAAAGCAGTTGGTGTATCAACCCATAATGTTGAAGTTGTGGATGCAGCAGCGGATATGCCGGAAATAGACGTAATTCACCCCATAGTAAATAAGGCTGGATTGGGCATTGGTGATGGGACAATAGACGAAATGCTTGCAGCAGTTAGAAAGGCTTTTGAGGCTGGAAAGGGTATATACAGCATGAAGCCTTTAGGAGGGGGCAATCTTCTAAGAAGTTTTGATGAATGTCTTGAATTTGTTTTAAAGCTGCCGTTTATCCATTCTATAGCATTGGGTATGCAGTCCTTAGAGGAAGTCAGGATGAATGTTAGTATTTTTAATAATCAAGAGGTATCTGAGAACATAAGGTATGCTTTGATTAATAAAAAGAGAATACTACATATTGATTATTGGTGTAATGGATGCGGAAACTGCGTGAATCGATGCAGGCAAAAAGCTTTGAAAGTTGCAGATGGAAAAGCTGAAGTGGATATGGACAAGTGTGTTCTGTGCGGGTATTGTTCAGGTGTATGCACTATGTTTGCAATAAAAATAAGATAG
- a CDS encoding IreB family regulatory phosphoprotein — protein sequence MVNNETMMFKVDKEKLNSAHEILTLVYKALKEKGYNPINQIVGYILSGDPTYITSHDNARSIIRRLERDELLEEIVRFYLEEKK from the coding sequence ATGGTTAATAACGAAACTATGATGTTCAAAGTTGACAAAGAAAAACTGAATTCTGCACATGAGATATTGACATTGGTATATAAAGCTTTAAAGGAAAAAGGGTATAACCCTATTAACCAGATAGTTGGATACATACTTTCGGGTGATCCTACTTACATAACCAGCCATGACAATGCGAGAAGCATAATAAGACGACTTGAACGGGATGAGCTTTTAGAAGAGATTGTAAGATTCTATCTGGAAGAAAAGAAATAA
- the mtaB gene encoding tRNA (N(6)-L-threonylcarbamoyladenosine(37)-C(2))-methylthiotransferase MtaB, which yields MRRVAFFTLGCKVNQYETGAMSEIFENAGYQVVDFDAPAEVYVINTCTVTGMSDRKSRNVIRKAKKCNPDSFVIVVGCYAQTSPEEVENIPGVNMVVGTKDKGKIIEFLEDIKSGSGRVNYVGDIKDFKNFEKLDLTSYKDRTRAILKIQDGCNNYCSYCIIPYARGPIRSREREDVVNEVKGLAQNGFKEIVLTGIHLASYGRDIGSSLLEIIRDIHDFDGIERIRLGSIEPTMINMEFVEAVKGLNKLCPHYHISLQSGCDETLKRMNRKYATEEYKNVVKLLRDNIPDVSITTDIMVGFPGETDAEFNETLVFLEELSLAKMHVFKYSPRKGTAAASFKNQVNAEKKEERSTILLKLSNKNLLEFNKRMEGRVVPVLFEQESGLEEGNMEGLTMNFSRVISNGRNDIKGQICNVKLIKATNDYIFGDIL from the coding sequence ATGAGACGAGTTGCTTTTTTTACATTGGGATGTAAAGTAAACCAGTATGAGACCGGAGCCATGTCGGAAATTTTTGAGAATGCCGGCTACCAGGTTGTTGATTTTGATGCTCCAGCGGAGGTTTATGTTATAAACACTTGCACTGTAACGGGTATGAGTGACAGAAAGTCACGAAATGTCATTAGGAAAGCAAAAAAGTGCAACCCTGATTCTTTTGTTATTGTTGTAGGCTGCTACGCCCAAACCTCCCCTGAAGAGGTAGAGAATATCCCAGGGGTTAATATGGTAGTGGGAACAAAGGATAAGGGGAAAATAATAGAGTTTTTGGAGGACATAAAATCAGGAAGCGGCAGAGTTAATTATGTAGGTGATATAAAAGATTTTAAAAATTTTGAAAAACTTGATTTAACCTCATATAAAGATCGGACTCGGGCAATACTAAAGATTCAGGACGGCTGCAACAATTATTGTTCATACTGCATTATACCCTATGCAAGAGGACCTATAAGAAGCAGGGAGAGGGAAGATGTTGTTAATGAGGTAAAAGGTCTCGCACAAAACGGATTTAAAGAGATAGTTCTTACCGGTATTCACTTGGCATCATATGGTAGGGATATCGGATCATCCCTTCTTGAGATTATAAGGGATATTCATGATTTTGACGGAATTGAAAGGATAAGGCTTGGGTCCATAGAGCCCACTATGATAAACATGGAGTTTGTGGAAGCGGTTAAGGGACTTAATAAGCTTTGCCCACATTATCATATATCCCTTCAGAGCGGCTGTGATGAGACCTTAAAAAGAATGAACAGAAAATATGCCACAGAGGAATATAAAAACGTAGTTAAACTTTTAAGGGATAATATACCGGATGTATCCATAACTACAGATATAATGGTAGGGTTTCCGGGGGAGACGGATGCTGAGTTTAATGAAACACTGGTGTTTTTGGAGGAACTATCCCTTGCTAAGATGCATGTGTTTAAATATTCACCTAGGAAGGGCACTGCGGCGGCATCCTTTAAAAATCAGGTGAATGCAGAGAAAAAAGAGGAAAGAAGTACTATCCTCCTAAAGCTTTCTAATAAAAATTTACTGGAGTTCAATAAGAGGATGGAAGGAAGAGTAGTGCCGGTTTTGTTTGAGCAGGAGTCAGGTTTGGAGGAGGGGAACATGGAGGGCTTGACAATGAATTTCTCTCGTGTTATATCTAATGGAAGAAATGATATAAAAGGTCAAATATGTAATGTAAAGCTAATAAAAGCTACGAATGATTATATTTTTGGGGATATTTTATAA
- a CDS encoding HPr family phosphocarrier protein, translated as MKSFNIILKSINDVKDFVNMVNKYDFDVDLTSGRYVVDAKSIMGIFSLDLAKPIKVDVHSDDCEKFCDEIKNFIQ; from the coding sequence ATGAAATCATTTAACATTATTTTAAAGTCCATAAACGATGTAAAAGACTTTGTTAATATGGTAAACAAATATGATTTTGATGTTGATTTGACATCAGGTCGTTATGTTGTAGATGCAAAGTCAATTATGGGAATATTCAGCTTGGATCTTGCAAAACCAATCAAAGTTGATGTACACTCAGATGATTGTGAAAAATTCTGTGATGAAATTAAAAACTTTATACAATAA
- a CDS encoding DUF523 domain-containing protein, producing the protein MILVSACLLGVNCKYNGGSNWNKEVIHLINKEGAVPICPEQLGGFTTPRPKTEILRGTGADVLDLRCRVTREDGDDVTDAFIKGAQEVLKIAKMLDAKKAVLRSKSPSCGVGCIYDGTFSGRLVEGNGVTAELLIRNGLEVISEKDLE; encoded by the coding sequence ATGATATTAGTTAGTGCATGCCTTTTGGGTGTCAATTGTAAATATAACGGCGGCAGTAATTGGAATAAAGAGGTTATTCATCTGATTAATAAGGAAGGAGCTGTACCCATATGTCCCGAGCAATTAGGAGGCTTTACTACTCCAAGGCCCAAGACTGAAATCCTCAGGGGTACAGGAGCTGACGTCTTAGACTTACGTTGCCGGGTAACAAGGGAAGACGGTGATGATGTTACAGATGCTTTTATTAAGGGTGCACAAGAGGTATTGAAAATCGCAAAAATGTTGGATGCTAAAAAAGCTGTTCTAAGATCTAAAAGCCCTTCATGCGGTGTAGGATGCATCTACGATGGAACATTTTCCGGACGGTTGGTTGAAGGAAATGGTGTTACGGCAGAGCTTCTCATAAGAAACGGACTGGAAGTAATAAGCGAGAAAGATCTGGAATAA
- the rnr gene encoding ribonuclease R has protein sequence MSDMRQDRKKRIVSFMKEDAYKPLLFKELVAVLDVPKDDIADFENVLTELEQEGKIYKTRRDRYGIPERMSLVSGRLQGSEKGFGFVIPDEEDTDDVFIPAHSLHGAMHNDRVIARVNKGTAPGKRSEGEILKVLKRANTNVVGTFESSKYFGFVIPDDKRLGADIFIPKDEVNGAQTGHKVVVELIKWPEQRRNAEGRIIEIIGDKDEPGTDIISIIKSHNLVQEFSEAALRQAEGISETVPEEAMNGRRDLKGMRMVTIDGEDAKDLDDAVSVQRLPDGNYRLGVHIADVSYYVTENSPLDKDALKRGTSVYLVDRVIPMLPKKLSNGICSLNPQVDRLAFTVMMDIDKLGRIINHEIFESVINIDERMTYTNVYKILEEKDEDLLQRYDYLLDDFNLMKELALILRKKRFSRGAIDFDFDEAKIILNDKGEPVEIKKYEYTVANQIIEEFMLICNETVAEHFYWANAPFVYRIHEDPDTDKVQHFTDFLDKLGYRLKGSGDPHPKAYQDLLSKVKGKKEERIISTVMLRSLQKARYSHESNGHFGLAAKFYCHFTSPIRRYPDLIIHRIMKEYIKGNISESREDRFNEILPEIANHCSTRERAAEEAERETDDLKKVEYMKKHEGEVFDGIISSVTSFGMFVELDNTIEGLVRMDNMEDDYYIFDDERYMLIGERTRKIYSIGDSVSVQLAKADIAKRQIDFVLFDGKDEDGNGESSAGLSYKRKPKKARGKYTQDSETDQDISKKNGENYEGADKLAKEVIKAKRPRKWGGIDRKVKASIKGKKKKKKG, from the coding sequence ATGAGTGATATGAGACAGGACAGGAAAAAGAGAATAGTTTCCTTTATGAAGGAAGATGCTTATAAACCTCTTCTTTTTAAAGAACTTGTGGCGGTATTGGACGTTCCCAAGGATGATATTGCTGACTTTGAGAATGTTTTGACCGAGTTGGAACAGGAAGGTAAGATATATAAGACTCGCAGGGATAGATACGGTATACCTGAAAGAATGAGCCTTGTATCAGGGCGTTTGCAGGGAAGTGAGAAAGGGTTTGGTTTTGTGATACCTGATGAGGAAGATACCGATGATGTATTTATCCCTGCCCACTCATTGCATGGAGCTATGCATAACGATAGAGTAATTGCAAGAGTAAATAAGGGTACAGCTCCCGGTAAAAGGTCGGAGGGTGAGATACTGAAGGTATTAAAGAGGGCTAACACCAATGTTGTGGGTACATTTGAGAGCAGCAAGTATTTCGGCTTTGTTATACCAGATGATAAAAGGCTTGGTGCCGATATATTTATTCCAAAGGACGAGGTTAATGGTGCTCAGACAGGTCACAAGGTTGTAGTAGAGCTTATAAAATGGCCTGAGCAGAGAAGAAATGCTGAGGGTAGGATAATTGAAATTATCGGAGATAAGGATGAACCCGGTACAGATATCATTTCTATTATAAAATCACATAACCTTGTGCAGGAATTCAGCGAAGCGGCTTTAAGACAAGCGGAAGGAATAAGCGAGACGGTTCCTGAAGAGGCAATGAATGGGCGTAGGGACCTAAAGGGAATGAGGATGGTAACTATTGACGGGGAAGATGCAAAGGATTTGGATGATGCTGTTTCCGTGCAAAGGCTTCCGGATGGCAATTACAGGCTTGGAGTACATATAGCCGATGTAAGTTATTATGTTACTGAGAACTCACCATTAGATAAGGATGCTTTAAAGAGGGGAACCAGCGTTTATCTTGTAGACAGGGTAATACCCATGCTGCCTAAAAAGCTGTCAAATGGAATATGCAGTTTAAATCCTCAGGTTGACAGGCTTGCATTTACTGTAATGATGGATATTGACAAATTGGGCAGAATCATAAACCACGAAATTTTTGAGAGTGTTATTAATATAGATGAAAGAATGACTTATACAAATGTCTACAAAATTCTGGAAGAGAAGGATGAAGATCTATTACAAAGATATGATTATTTGTTGGATGACTTTAACCTTATGAAGGAATTGGCATTAATACTTAGAAAGAAGCGTTTTTCCAGAGGAGCCATAGACTTTGATTTTGATGAGGCAAAAATAATTCTAAATGATAAGGGAGAGCCTGTTGAAATCAAGAAATATGAATACACGGTTGCAAATCAAATCATAGAAGAGTTTATGCTTATTTGTAACGAGACGGTTGCCGAGCATTTTTACTGGGCAAATGCCCCTTTTGTATATAGAATACATGAAGATCCCGATACGGACAAAGTGCAGCACTTTACCGACTTTTTAGATAAGCTTGGTTATCGCTTGAAAGGTTCGGGAGATCCTCACCCAAAAGCATATCAGGATCTTTTAAGCAAGGTAAAGGGTAAAAAAGAGGAGAGGATTATTAGCACTGTTATGTTAAGGTCCCTCCAGAAAGCACGGTACAGCCATGAAAGTAACGGCCATTTCGGGCTTGCTGCAAAATTCTATTGCCATTTCACTTCCCCTATCAGAAGGTATCCTGACCTTATAATTCACAGGATAATGAAAGAATATATAAAAGGCAATATAAGTGAGAGCAGGGAAGACCGGTTTAATGAAATACTGCCTGAGATTGCGAATCATTGCTCAACCAGGGAGAGAGCAGCAGAGGAAGCTGAGAGGGAGACCGATGATCTTAAGAAGGTTGAATATATGAAAAAGCATGAAGGAGAAGTCTTTGACGGAATAATTTCAAGCGTTACCTCCTTTGGTATGTTTGTTGAACTTGATAACACTATTGAAGGACTTGTAAGAATGGACAACATGGAGGATGACTATTACATTTTTGATGATGAGCGGTATATGTTAATTGGTGAGAGAACCAGAAAAATTTATAGTATCGGGGATTCTGTAAGTGTTCAATTGGCCAAGGCTGATATTGCCAAAAGACAGATAGATTTTGTTCTTTTTGATGGTAAGGACGAAGATGGCAACGGGGAATCTTCGGCTGGCCTATCATATAAAAGAAAGCCTAAAAAGGCCAGAGGCAAATATACGCAAGACAGTGAAACTGACCAGGATATCAGCAAAAAAAACGGCGAAAATTATGAAGGTGCAGATAAACTTGCCAAAGAGGTTATCAAGGCAAAAAGACCGAGAAAGTGGGGCGGCATTGATCGTAAGGTTAAAGCTAGCATCAAAGGTAAAAAGAAGAAAAAGAAAGGCTGA
- the secG gene encoding preprotein translocase subunit SecG, with product MSAVNIIVNIFHILFAVSLIAVVLLQSGKQAGLSGSIAGGAETFFGKNKGRTIDALLSKYTTVAAVLFLVTSIALELLINR from the coding sequence ATGAGTGCAGTAAATATTATTGTGAATATATTTCATATATTGTTCGCCGTTTCGCTAATAGCGGTAGTTTTGTTACAATCAGGTAAGCAAGCGGGTTTATCCGGTTCTATAGCAGGTGGAGCCGAAACCTTTTTCGGTAAAAACAAAGGCAGAACAATAGATGCCTTGTTAAGTAAGTATACAACTGTTGCTGCGGTATTGTTTCTAGTTACCTCAATAGCTTTGGAGTTACTTATAAACAGATAA